CATAATGTAAGAACTGTTTTTTCCTTATCTGGACATCAAGTCTTCAGCATCATTTGTCTATGTATAATCACCAAGAGAATTTCACATATCGAATGATGCATTTTCCAGGTATGGTGAGTCTCCTTTTGAATATGCACTCGGAGAATCAGGTGGGAGCTTACAACTTGCTATCGTAAACGCCCAAGTAAAGTGGCCAGCCGGTCCCAATCCACCTTACCCAGATGCACTTCACCAGTTTGTAAAATGGATGTTGCAGTCCCAAGCTACGGTCCGGCCTCGGATTGACGATATCATAATTCATGTGGAAAAGTTGGTCTCAAAGTTTTCTGATTGAAGAAATTGCAAGGAAGAATTATTGTTGGGTGATGGAATGAGTTGTATGGAGCGCCGTTTTAACTGTTTGCCTATCTATGatacattaattttgtttgagaTATAGCATAAATTATGTAAGTTTTGTCGGCATTGTACATGTTTAAATCTCCAAATAATTGATCTATGGATGAATTATACGTgatacaatttttattacGTGAGTAACAATTTACAGATATTTAACTTTAATTGATATAAATCATGATTAATCATTGTaaaagtaaaaactaaaataaaataaaaaaatgaaaaacagcAAAACTAAAAGATTAATATTGGAATGAAGATAAATGATCCAAGTGAATTTATCTATCCACAAACATCAATCAACGTTCATATTCCAAGCAGATAATCTCAACCCAACAAAAACCATGATTCCCGCTCCTCTCGGCCTCCACATCTCCCAATCGTAATCCCCTCGTCCGCCTCGATTTCGTTAAGAACATAAATCGAACATGATCTACAGAGAAAAAGGTATATTTGTGGGATAGCAAGCCATTTCCTTCAACTTCTACAGTTGAAAGAGTCTATGAGCAAACATATTAATGATGATACAAACCAGCTATGAGGTGATTATGAAAATCTCACCTAAAAATTTCTGTTCTAGCCAATCCTACTACTCCCTGCTAAGTAAAATTTTCTTCAAGAATAAGGGGAAACAAAGAAGAAATTGGCAGGTCACAAGTTGTAGGAGTTGAAGGGCTCTGATGCTGAGGGAAGCCAGAGTGTCCACCGCTTTCAGAAGACTAATTTAAGACACAAAGATGTTACGAGTGGTAATTTAACAGCTCCCACCACAAATTTTGGCTCTCTTCTTGTCAGGAGATGTGAATAGTGTCCTCACAGACTCAAGTGGGTCATCCACCTACACAATCAAATATAAGTAACCAAATGAAGATGCGCCAAGAGAAAGCAAAGCAAATCACACGACACGCATGTGCGCTCTTAGGAGTCATTGCAGGTCAAGTATCTTAAGGATGTTGGGTGTCAGTAATGTTTTAAGGTTTATAAGCAGGAAAGCTGTTATTTTTCCCAGGAAGAGATGTCCTCATTTTGAAACTAAACTTGGGTTAGACCTGTGCCTTCCCCCATTTCTCTTAGCAGATCTGACAGTTGAATAGGTTTCAGCGCTAATTAGAAAGGCCAGAAAAGCTCTAACAATGACTGATACTGCAGTTCATTACCTCTACCAAGCTTGATGAACACACATTGCTGAGCTCCTTGTTTTCTTCTAAAGCTGATAGTGTCTGTAGCCATCCAGGAGCAGATTTTCCAGTAGACAAAATCCAGGGGCAAAAGTGTCTGTGCTGTTTGATTGGGTCGAACTCAATCGGTTTACTAAAAGATAATAATTTCTTATGCTCTCCTGCAAGAGTGAGATAAGTAACTTTATCCATCAACAACATAATAACAGATTATAATAAGGCTTTGGTGTGTAATAAATGTTTACTGCAAGAATTTCAACGAATATGAGACAAGGACTGCACGAGATTTCGTATCATAGTAATTTCAATAGAGATTTATTTCCtttggaattaataaaaatgcatCATTTCTCCATTGAACTCTGGGTGAGGTAGAATGCAAGACAAATTAGAAACGTCTGtaacatactccctctgtcccattcgATGtgtctcactttcctttttgagttGTCTCATTCCATTTAGGAAACAATAAGGGCTGTAATTGTCTCAGACTTCTcgcgctctctctctctgagaACACATGTAGGGCAATACACTTTATACTCTAATCACCTTTTTCTTAACCCATGTCTAAAAGACATGAGACACTTGTAGGATGGAAACATGTATGCACACAAGCTCCTTAGATAAATATGAGGAAATCTAAAACATAATGGCTAAATATAAAACTAGCCGAGAAACATGATACCCAGAAAAAAAAGGGAACAGAATTAGAAAGTTCGAGAGATGAAGTAACTTACTTGTACTAAAGAGCATAGGTTTCTCACTCTGTGAAGCCCCTATCCCAAGACTATCCACATAGTTTTTCCCGTAGCTGCCACCTTCTTCTTGGTTTCCGGACATTTGTTCTCTGTGAGGCTCAAGCTCTCCTGCATTTGTAATTGAGGTAATATCCTCAGGGGTTGAGCTAGATAATTCACCAGCAGCTGCTGAATTGACTCCCTCTTCTGTTCCagacaaattcaaattagtGCCTTCTGCAACAGATTCAGGAGCCTCCAATGGTTTGTCTGCAATGGCATTTGGCTCTATGGTTACAAAGGTTTCTTCAGCACTGATGGTTTCACTTTGTTGCACTACCGCCTGATCCTCCACTTGTACATCTGAGTGATCTTTATTTCCAGTTTTTATTGGCAATCTTGCTCTCAAATTGCGGCCAACAATGGGTAAAGATATGGTTGCACCATAGTTTAGCGACGCAGGTGGAGGACCACCAGCAATTGTGAACCCTGATGATGTTGAAGCACTGTTACCAGTATTCCCAATACCTCCACTACTTCCAGTGCATATTCGATTGTCTGAAGAACCTTCCTTTGCACCAGCCTCATCATGGGCGGTAATACCTTTATCAGTAACTTCTGTAAACCCCACAAATCTTATATACTCCAAAGGCCGTGGGATAGTAGTGAAAGCCCATAATCCAACGCTGGCCCCACATAACTTGCAATCGAGAACAACACAACTAGGATCAACCTGCAGCTCACTAGAAGGGTCCGAGTCCTCACTTGAAGACTGGATATTATCTTTCGGTTTGTGTCCTGTTGCAATTGTTACATTGGCATCtttaatatcataattttgcCCATCCTTGAAGTCAACTCTGTAAGGTAATATACGAGGTTCCCAGCCAAGTAAACTGATCAGCTTCTGTGCCTGTACACTTCCCAAAGTCACTATTCTTTACTTTAAATGGTACAGTTATAAACAACTAACTGAAAGAACAAACAATATACAAGATCCAGTTAAGGACACATCTTAATATCAAGAGAACGTTATTGAAACTCCTATGCACAACTAATTACATTATCTGATATAGACAAGAGTCAGACAATGTATGCTCTAACCAAAACATACATCAGATGTTTCATTCAGACATGATCAGTATTTGATCCAGAAGAAAAAGTGATGTGCAGCTACATTGATAGCTAACAGTAGCTTTGGACTCAGTTCCTCAAGCTGAGCCTGGGTTACATTCCGTCCGCTTCCATGCAACAAGGAATGTGTCCAATAGAatcttaacaaaaatattctccCCTACCTTCCAGTGTTTAGTCATCTAAATTACAATAAACtatttagtatttaaatttactgaaaaaagaataaatacaCCAGAGATGTTTTTAGGGAGTGGAAAATGTCTCTAAAAACTTTACTAGATTCTGCTCTCCAAATTAGTACTTTTATCATTCACCCCGAGCATTATtgattaatactactatatattaaaacaaaattaagtatatagaTCATCTACAAGTAGTATTGGATATTCAGAGGGGCACACTTCCCACTTCCCAGGACTTAAGCTTCCATCCTCTTCTGAACATTTGCATGATTAGCTGAACACATTATGCTGACAATCTAGGACTTAGAGACATGGGCTTCTTAAAGGTGAGATAACTTTGCTAATGGAATTCTGACTTGTTATAATTTGCTTCCAAACCTGATAGTACAAGATGGAAGAACTAGTTGCTAGTACATGCCCAGAAGATTCTGTCCCAGAGCTTTCAAGTGGTTCATGATACCCCAAACTTGAAGAGTCACTGAGAAATTTCTCCAGTTGAGAAGCTATCAAGTCATCAATGGCCACAGGGACAATAACAGGAAGAGCTATTAGCTGTGATAGTGATAAAATTCGCCCCTTGTAGTCCTCGATCAAGCTCGCCCTGGATAGAACCGGAAACTGAGCAAGTTCTTCTGCACAGGAGTTATTAGTCCAAGGGCACAGTAAATTATGCCCTCCTTCCAGCTTCAAACTGAATACCATAGCTGCTTTCTCAACTGGTAACACATGAACCAAAAGGAATCTGGATTAAGGGACAGTACTAAAGTTATATCTTCATATGTTCTCACAAACAATCATGTCGTACCTTAGAAGAAAAGTAATAAGtttacaaacaaaaagaaaactagCCAATAATAATAGTTCAACAAAAGAGCCAATCAAGAAAGTGTGACTTGCCTTGTTGCTTTCCCCAAGCTGATGGAGTAGAAAAGAGGAGGCGTGTATTGCATGAGACACAAGCAATTGTGTCCATATCTACATTAACCCAACCCCTTCTAGCACATTCCAAAGGGCTGACCACCTAGAAGGATGGATTATgttatttctaaatttcaaatacaaaaaaagtaCAGATTTAAAAGCGAGAATCACATAAATGCTTGTCCTTGTAGTGAAAATAGAGAAGGGCATTATCTTTTCACTGAACTAGGACATAAGCATTTGCAGAGACCTCATTCGCTATTAATAGTAAGGAGTGACAttaaaatgagagagagaaaatttcaaGCATTCCATAATGCCAACATTGTCAAGCAGAAGTACACTAAGCAGATTCAGATCCGCTCTCCCAAAATCAAAAGGCTTCCACGATATTGCAACACAAGCACATTCACTATAGCAAAACATTTATCATTGTATGatatcacaaatcacaatccAACATCCACACTGCATTCAATCTAGATAGATAATAAAGGTCGTGAAAATTGGCAAACCTGAGGCTTGGCAAACCAGGTCATCGACTTGAAAGTGGACAACCTCTTAACCAAATCGCCACGGTCCCAAGGCCTGCAGACTGGTGCCTGACCCGCCGCTGGCAAAACTGACAATGAGCCCCCCAATTCATTGCCAACCAATTTCCTCCCCGCTGAAGACGAGTGAGGCCGCTTCCGGCCGCTTAATTGTGGAGCTCCGACCCCACTGCATCGGAAAACACCATTACCACTAGCAGTAAATGAATCAGTAATTCAACAAGCATAAACTACAACACTCTTCTAACGAACTAGAGAATTCGCAAGTTCCTGACATCCTCACCACagttaaatttagaaaaataggGTTTCCGTACACAGAAATGAGCAAAGCTTGATGAAATTGGAATTACAGAATAGAAGGAATATGaggaaaggggaaaaaaatagaatgaaaCCTGGCATCGGATGATTTGATTCTGGAATTGGAAGGAGCATGAAAGAGCTTCTTCATTATCTCATCGAACCTCTTTTCCGACTCTTCTgccatctttcttcttccgTCTCTCTCTACACGGACGCCGGAGCTGCTCTTGTGTTGTTGTGTTATActctaaataattttaactcTTCTTTTAGTCGATAataatggagtaatttttcacccattcttttttcttttcacctATAAATACAATTTCTGAATATCTAAGCTCAAATCGGAttcaatttttccaaaattttcggATGTTCCAATCGGGTTCttacaaaaaaaagtgatCGGTTTTGGCATtagatttttggattttagtatatttcataaaatttcatactatgtttttagattaaaTCGCATTTCATAGTTAATAAgatcatattcatttttcataaaatatgaattttcaaatttgattggACAACCTACTCCCTCATGCCTCTGTAATCATAGAGACATTCTTTTTCTGCAGCTTGAGTTCTAAAAGTCGTAactagggagtaaaaaatgtgggaaaaaaagttactactaGCCCATCAGTCTCGTAGTAGATGACATAGTTAAAAAATGATACgaaattttaggagatgttattttgtgtggtagatgaagagaaaaaacatatttatattaatgtgagagggaactattttcaaaaaagaaaatgtgacattttttggggacaaactaaaaaagaaagtttgACATTTATTATgcgacggaggaagtattacttttatgtattttattttaaaatgagtgtgAATAAAATGAACTAATATAATAAGTATAAGTAATGAAAACGATATTTCAAAATGAGATAGCATTAGATAGATATGAACACGAAGACTGAGTTCCAACTTCCAACATCCATATCTACAAAACACAGGCCTCGAAGTGCAGCCAAAACAAACAAGGGCCTAACAAACCATTACCAAAATGCACACTACAATACCAAATAGGAGTATACTACtaacaaaaaatcaatctGAAAGTAGCAACCAGATCGATACCAGGGAAGGAGTGAGTGCAACTTCTTGAACAACTAATGCAGAAGGCTCTTTTTCCTTACCAACCTTTGTACTAGAAGAATTTCTGGAGCCAGCAGCTGTTAACTGCATCCTTCTCTAACCCTTCTTTCAATTTTCTGACTTGTTCTAGTGCTTGTTCCAACTCCATCTTATCTAATGGTAGCTCAGAGAAGTCCTTCAAGAACTGGCGAGCCCGTTCGGCACCCTTAGTTACATCATCAGAGTCCTCTGCTCGCTTCCGTTTGGTTCCAACCTGGAATGAATCATTATTTATAACTTCTGGGAAGAGAAGACATTGTTGAATTGCATGAAAACATCCTAATGgtatcaacaacaaattacCTCTTTGGGATCAGATGGTAAAATTGCTGCTGGTGAGAAATCTTCTAATTCAGAAGCCTTAGCTCGGGCAAGGGCAACAACGCTTTCTGGGAAGTTAGCAAATTCCGCAACATGTATGCCAAAACTTTGATCACAGGCTCCTGGTTCAACCTGAAAAATGAGAGGCAGTGTGTACACCTTTAAATAAGCAaaggcaattgaaactaaaagaTTATATGAAATCTCAAGTATCTGAAATAGTAAAtcgtgtgagtgtgtgtgtgagggAAGGGGGGGGGATACAGATAGACACCTACACAACACGGAAAACGCAGGAACGCACATAcactgtgtgtgtgtgtgtgtgagagagagagagagaggagaggacCTTGTAAAGCATCGTAAGCTTGCGACTTGACAAGTCAATGTGTGCGCTCACATGATAATTAGATACTCCTGGAAGTTTCTTGGAAGATTGCTCGTTGCTAGCACTTTCAGGAGCTAAGGCAGTCAGCTCATGAAAGTGAGTTGCAAATAGTGTGGGTGCTTGTATCACTTCAACTATATGCTCACAGATTGCCCAAGC
The genomic region above belongs to Salvia hispanica cultivar TCC Black 2014 chromosome 3, UniMelb_Shisp_WGS_1.0, whole genome shotgun sequence and contains:
- the LOC125216978 gene encoding uncharacterized protein LOC125216978 isoform X1, with amino-acid sequence MAEESEKRFDEIMKKLFHAPSNSRIKSSDASGVGAPQLSGRKRPHSSSAGRKLVGNELGGSLSVLPAAGQAPVCRPWDRGDLVKRLSTFKSMTWFAKPQVVSPLECARRGWVNVDMDTIACVSCNTRLLFSTPSAWGKQQVEKAAMVFSLKLEGGHNLLCPWTNNSCAEELAQFPVLSRASLIEDYKGRILSLSQLIALPVIVPVAIDDLIASQLEKFLSDSSSLGYHEPLESSGTESSGHVLATSSSILYYQAQKLISLLGWEPRILPYRVDFKDGQNYDIKDANVTIATGHKPKDNIQSSSEDSDPSSELQVDPSCVVLDCKLCGASVGLWAFTTIPRPLEYIRFVGFTEVTDKGITAHDEAGAKEGSSDNRICTGSSGGIGNTGNSASTSSGFTIAGGPPPASLNYGATISLPIVGRNLRARLPIKTGNKDHSDVQVEDQAVVQQSETISAEETFVTIEPNAIADKPLEAPESVAEGTNLNLSGTEEGVNSAAAGELSSSTPEDITSITNAGELEPHREQMSGNQEEGGSYGKNYVDSLGIGASQSEKPMLFSTREHKKLLSFSKPIEFDPIKQHRHFCPWILSTGKSAPGWLQTLSALEENKELSNVCSSSLVEVDDPLESVRTLFTSPDKKRAKICGGSC
- the LOC125216978 gene encoding uncharacterized protein LOC125216978 isoform X2, whose amino-acid sequence is MQYTPPLFYSISLGKATRFLLVHVLPVEKAAMVFSLKLEGGHNLLCPWTNNSCAEELAQFPVLSRASLIEDYKGRILSLSQLIALPVIVPVAIDDLIASQLEKFLSDSSSLGYHEPLESSGTESSGHVLATSSSILYYQAQKLISLLGWEPRILPYRVDFKDGQNYDIKDANVTIATGHKPKDNIQSSSEDSDPSSELQVDPSCVVLDCKLCGASVGLWAFTTIPRPLEYIRFVGFTEVTDKGITAHDEAGAKEGSSDNRICTGSSGGIGNTGNSASTSSGFTIAGGPPPASLNYGATISLPIVGRNLRARLPIKTGNKDHSDVQVEDQAVVQQSETISAEETFVTIEPNAIADKPLEAPESVAEGTNLNLSGTEEGVNSAAAGELSSSTPEDITSITNAGELEPHREQMSGNQEEGGSYGKNYVDSLGIGASQSEKPMLFSTREHKKLLSFSKPIEFDPIKQHRHFCPWILSTGKSAPGWLQTLSALEENKELSNVCSSSLVEVDDPLESVRTLFTSPDKKRAKICGGSC